The nucleotide sequence TCAATCTTTTCTAAGGCTGAATTTTTATTAGGGTTAAATACATATATTCCCAATGCGTGAGTTCCTAACCAATACTCGCCGTCTGAATCAAGTAAAATACTCATAACATTTTCAAGCGGAATACTTTTACTAAAGTCAGAGTAAGGATATTGATAAAGAAATTTTCCGGATTTGCTGTCGAACCAGACAATTCCTTTGTAATAATCATTAATCCAAAACAATCCTGAATGGATCTTATCCTCAATAATAAAATCAATTAAGTTGCTGGGAGATATTTTAGATTCCGAATAATAGCTGATAAACTCATAACCTTTTTTATCTGGTAAGAGTTTAATTAAAGCTCCTTCATAAGTACTAAGCCATATCACTCCGGATTTATCTTCAAAAACATCAAACACACTATTATTTATAATGTCAGGATTTTGCGGATCAAATTTGAAATTGATAAAATTAATTTTCTTATTTGATTTAAAAGCCGTGTTTTTTTCTATTAAAGAAAGACCTGTGCGTGTTCCAATCCAAATTCTCTTTTGATTATCCTCAAAAATTGAATTTATAAGATCTGAAGAGATACTTGAACTTATTTCCGGATTATGAATGTAATTAGTAAAAGTTTCATCTTCCCTGTTGAACAGACTCAACCCACCTCCAAAAGTACCAATCCACAATCTTCCTTCTTTATCTTCTGATAAACAGGAAATTTTATTTATTCTTAAACTAGTTGAATCACCATCAATATGTTTGTAAACTTTAAAATTATAGCCATCGAATCTGTTCAGTCCATCCCATGTAGCAATCCAGATAAACCCTTTGCTGTCCTGTAGAATATCTTTAATCATATTCTGTGAAAGTCCCTGTTCTATATCTATATGCTTAAATCGTAAGTTTGGATTTTGAGCAGAAATAAATTCACAAAAAATAATAGTGATGAATTGAATTAAATATATAGAGATCGGAAAGTTCATTTTTAAAATCAATTATTTTCTTTAGACAGTGTAATAATAAATTCTGTAAATTTACCTTCTTCTGTCTCAACTTCTAAATTTCCCTGATGTTGTTTAACAATAATATCATAACTCAACGATAAACCTAATCCTGTTCCCTCTCCGGTTGGTTTAGTGGTAAAGAATGGTTGAAAAATTTTATCCAGATGATCGGGCTGAATTCCGTTCCCATTGTCGCCAATTTTTATTTCAACCTTTCCGTTTAAGTTCTTTGTTGAAACTTTTAGAATTGGATTAAAAATATTTTCACTATTCTTTTTCTTATCATAAGCTGCATAGCAGGCATTATTAATTATATTCAAAAATACTCTGCTAATATCCTGTGGAACAACATTAATTTTCTCGAGGGATTTATCATAATCCTTTTCAATTGTAATATTGAATTCCTTGTCCTGCGCTCTCAACCCATGGTATGCAAGTGTAACATACTGATCAAGAAGATCATTAATATTTGTTAAAACTTTTTCACCTGAAGTTCCTCTTGAATGAAGAAGCATTCCCTTAACGATTGAATCAGCACGTTTTCCATGCTGATTTATCTTCTCAAGGTTTTGTTTTAAATTTTCAAGCAGTTCAATAACTTCTGTTTCATTTTTATTCTGCAATTCTGTTTTTACATCATCTATTAATTCTCTGGAAAGTTCAGAAAAATTATTTACAAAGTTCAATGGGTTTTTAATTTCGTGTGCAATGCCTGCTGTTAACACACCAAGTGATGCCATTTTTTCTGAATGAATAAGCTGTACCTGAGCCGCTTTTAATTCATCTAATGTTACTTCGATTTTATTTTTTGCATCTTCTAAATTACTGAAGTCTTCATATCGTGCATATGCCATTGAAAATGCTTCGGCTAATGTTCTTACTAAATCAAGTTTGTCTTCTGCGAGTGGTTTAACATCGCCAATGTAAAGCATTCCTTGTGCAAAAGGTACAAAATGTAAATCCAGCGATTTGGGTGGTTCTGCTGCACCTTGATATGTTTCTGCATTTGGTACCTGTCCGCTATTAATTAATGATTTAGTCCAATTTATAAAATCTTCTTTATTCCAATGTGCTATGTAAACCAACTTATTTCTCCAATGGTCAATCGTCCTACTAATAATCTCGTTCGTGTCGAAAGATAAGTTTAGCACTCCGAGTGATTTGCCATCTGGTGTTGTTAGATAAACATTCACTCTTTCTGACTTCTCGTAAATAATGTAAACGCCACATCGGAAAAAAGGCACACCAAGTGTTTTTAATTCGCGCCAGATAATCGGTGTGATCCGGTTAAGATCATCACATGTTCTCATCGAAGCAATCTCTGCACGAACACGATCAAGAGAGGCTTGTTTTATTGCTTCAACTGTACGCGCTTCTGCTTCTTTCAAATCCAGATATCGTCTATATGTAAGACTGAGTACAGAACTAAACCTTCTGAATATTTGAAGTTCATCTTCAGACAACTTGTTCTCCGTCCAAGCAAAAATAAATCCTTCTTTGAATGGAATGTTATGGCCGTATTGTACGACAT is from Ignavibacteriota bacterium and encodes:
- a CDS encoding GHKL domain-containing protein, whose product is MLKGKGETFITHIKGKKVKDWIDYQKTTNVFIDKYLKTASSLSYYWFSLGPVALGISTYHLLTEEEINLFKRFLKVFELAYQRFLDIELAIAQAREAQIEAALERVRSRSLAMHKSDELKDVIRVVLEQFVHLKINAEHAGFYIDYKVHDDMHIWLADPNIEPFFAIIPYFDTPTWNSFLEAKAKEIPFHTDLLNFKEKNDFYLSLFKLFEIPEEAKKFYLQCKGLAVSTVLLDTVGLYIENFSAIPYTDDENKILLRFGKVFQQTYTRFLDLQKAEAQAREAKIEAALERVRAKAMAMHTSEDLSETVSLFFKELKSLNVLPWRCGVGRIDEETRTTYLTTTSITKDGDIIEVSGKLKQTGHPVLDGIFDHWKTQKEYFPVLRGVEINKYYSIIKPQIAYPDYPLDVVQYGHNIPFKEGFIFAWTENKLSEDELQIFRRFSSVLSLTYRRYLDLKEAEARTVEAIKQASLDRVRAEIASMRTCDDLNRITPIIWRELKTLGVPFFRCGVYIIYEKSERVNVYLTTPDGKSLGVLNLSFDTNEIISRTIDHWRNKLVYIAHWNKEDFINWTKSLINSGQVPNAETYQGAAEPPKSLDLHFVPFAQGMLYIGDVKPLAEDKLDLVRTLAEAFSMAYARYEDFSNLEDAKNKIEVTLDELKAAQVQLIHSEKMASLGVLTAGIAHEIKNPLNFVNNFSELSRELIDDVKTELQNKNETEVIELLENLKQNLEKINQHGKRADSIVKGMLLHSRGTSGEKVLTNINDLLDQYVTLAYHGLRAQDKEFNITIEKDYDKSLEKINVVPQDISRVFLNIINNACYAAYDKKKNSENIFNPILKVSTKNLNGKVEIKIGDNGNGIQPDHLDKIFQPFFTTKPTGEGTGLGLSLSYDIIVKQHQGNLEVETEEGKFTEFIITLSKENN